GTCCATGTCCGTCGGTCTCGTCGGGAAGCGGGCGGGAGGATTTGATTCGAGGGAGCCGCAGAATCCCACAAAGGGCGCGGCCGGACCATCGATACACCGCCAAGTGAAGCGCGTTAAGGCCGCAAAATGCGGGCAGATTGCCGCGAGCGGGAGAAAATGGGTTGGCGCGGGAGAGTGCCGACGATAAGGATGCAATTCCAGCGAATTATACCCGGAAGGTGGATGGCTTCCCTCGACTCTGTCAGCCTCGCCATATTGCTCGGCGCCGTCCTCGTCATGGCCGGCATCTTGTCCAGCTTGCTTGCGCTGCGCTTCGGCGCGCCCCTGCTGCTCGTCTTCCTTGTCATCGGCATGCTCGCCGGCGATTCCGGCCCCGGCCAGCTCCAGTTCGACGACGTCCGCACCACCTATCTGGTGGGCTCGGTCGCGCTCGCGCTGATCCTGTTCGACGGCGGCCTCAGGACACGCTTTGCCAGCATCCGCACCGTGCTCGCGCCCTCCGTGGTGCTGGCGACGGTCGGCGTGCTCCTGACCGCACTGATCACGGCGCCGTTTGCAAAATATGCGCTCGATCTCAACTGGTCGGAATCGCTGCTGGTCGGGGCCGTGGTCGCCTCGACCGACGCGGCCGCCGTGTTCCTGCTGGTGCACACCCAGGGCCTGCGCCTGCGTCCGCGCGTCGGCGCGACGCTGGAGGCGGAATCCGGCACCAACGACCCGTTCGCGATCTTCCTGACGCTCATGCTGGTCGAATACATCTCGCTGGGATCGAGCTCGCCCGGCCATGTGCTGATGGAGTTCGTCCAGGAGGCGGTGCTGGGCGCCATCGTCGGCGTCATCGGCGGACGCCTCGTCGTCATCGCGCTCAACCAGGTGGCGCTGCCGCAGGGCCTGCATGCGCCGTTCGTGACGACGGGCGCCCTCGTGATCTTCGGCGGTTCGCAGATCATGCACGCTTCGGGCTTCCTCGCCGTCTATCTCGCCGGCATCATCATCGGTAACCGGCCGACGCGCGCGCATAATTCCGTGGTGGCCTTCCTGGACGCCGCGACCTGGCTGGCGCAGATCGTGATGTTCGTGCTGCTCGGCCTGCTGGTCTCCCCGAGCCGGTTAGGGGCCAGCGTGCTGCCGGCGGTCGGCGTCGCGCTCGTCCTGATGCTTGTCGCGCGGCCGATCGCGGTGTTCGCGTGCCTGGCGCCATTCCGCTTCAACTGGCGCGAGAAGGTATTCATCGCCTGGACCGGCCTGCGCGGCGCGGTCGCGATCTTCCTGGCATCGATCCCGATGCTAGTAGGGCTGTCGAAGGCCTATCTCTACTTCGACGTCGCTTTCGTCGTCGTCATCATCTCGCTGCTGCTGCAGGGCTGGACGCTGGCGCCGGCTGCGCGCAAGCTGCACGTGGCGCTGCCGCGCGCCGAGCGCGGCCCGCGCCGCGTCGAGCTCGACCTGCCCGGCCAGCTCGAGCAGCAGCTGGTCGGCTATCCGGTGCGGCCGAAGAGCCTGTATTTCCGCCGCGGCCTGATCCCGTCCTGGTCCAAGCCGACGCTGGTGATCCGCAACGAGAACATTTTGACGCCGGTGGAGGCCGATCCGATCGCGCCCGGCGATTATATCTACCTGCTGGCGCCGCCGGAGAAGGCCGAGGCGCTCGACCGCTTCTTCGTCGACATGCAGCCGAGCTCGGCGCCGGATCCGCATCTGCTCGGCGACTTCATGGTCTCCGGCGAGCACACGCTCGCCGAGCTCGCGGAGATCTACGGCGTGAAGGTCGGCGAGGACGACGGCAAGCTGACCTTGGCCGATTATTTCGACGTCCATCTCGACCACGCGCCGAAAGAGGGCGCCGAGCTCGCGCTGGACACGATCGTGCTCGTCGCACGCTCGATCTCCGGCGGCCGCATCAACGTCGTCGGCTTGCGCCTGCCGGAAGACGACGAAACACCCCTGCCGCTGACCCGCGCGCAGGCGCTGCGGCGTAAGCTGGCCGACGTGTGGAGCTCGGTTGCGGGGGTTTAGGCTCGGCCGTTGTCCTGGCGAAAGCCATAGCCACCGACTGTAGTTTGGTTGGACGAAGCCAACCAAGAACGCGTCATTGCGAGGAGCTCTTGCGACGAAGCAATCCAGGATCTGTCCCGCGGAGAGAATCTGGATTGCTTCGCTGCGCTCGCAATGACGGTGTTTGTTGAAGGGCCCTGCCTCAACCGCGACATCGCAGCCCGCGGGAACATCGGTCGCCCGATAGCCGCCACCAAATCGCCGCAACCGCCGAAGATTTGCGCGGCTTCGTGACCTCTGCATGCGGAACGCTCTGCGACGCCGCTCGTTCTCCGCGTAACGGTCAATGCACCTGACAGGAGCAGTCCATGCAAAAATTCATCATTCCGGCCATCGTCGCAATTGGCTTGGGAATCAGCTTGGGATCGGCGGCGCCGGCCATGGCGTATGACACCGGCGATCAGATCTCGATGCAGGCCGCGCTCGACGTCGCGACCGATATCGGCGTCATGACCATTTCGCACACCGAGTTCGCCGGCGACGAATGGCAGATCGAAGGCCGCGATCGCACCGGCCGCTGGATGGAGGTCGACGTCGACGCCCGAACCGGCGAAGTGCGCAACGTCGATCGCGGCTGGTAGCTCACGGTCGCAAGTTAGAGCGAGGCAGGTCGGAGACGCGATCCGCCTCGTTCTACGTCAGCACCTTCACCCCGCCAAAACTCGTCACCCTTCCCTGCTTCAGCATCACGATCTGCGTGGCGAGCTGGCGCAGTTCGGCGACGTCGTGGCTGACATAGACCATCGGCACGTTAGCCTCATCCCGCAGCCGTACCAGATAGGGCAGGATCTCGAGCTTGCGGCCCTCGTCGAGCGCGCCGAGCGGCTCGTCGAGCAGCAGCAGGCGCGGCTTTGACAGCAGCGCGCGGCCGAGCGCGACGCGTTGGCGTTCGCCGCCGGAGAGCTTTCCGGGACGACGATCAAGCAGCGCGCCGATGTCGAGCAGGTCGATGATGCGCTTGTGCTGGGCAGGGTCGGCGGCCAAGCGGTTCATCCGCCGGCCGTAGTCGAGATTCTGCGCGACGTTGAGATGCGGAAACAGCCGCGCATCCTGGAACACATAGCCGATGCGGCGGCGCCAGGTCGGCACGTGGATGCCGGCCGCAGTGTCGTCCACGGTCTCGCCATCGATCACGATGGTGCCGCGGTCGGGCCGCAAGAGGCCCGCGATCATGTTGACCAGCGAGCTCTTGCCGGCGCCCGACGCGCCGAACAGGCCGATGACGCGGCCTTCGCCGGTGAAGGCTGCCTGGAGCGAGAATTCGCCGAGCTGTTTTTCGATGTCGACGCGCAGCATCGTCAGTTTCCGTGCAGGCGTTGCGTGGCGCGGCGCGCGAACCATTCGGCGGCGATCAGCGCGCCGATCGCGAGTACGATCGAGACGATGACCAGCCGTCCGGCGGCCGCGTCGCCGTCCGGCGTCTGGATCAGCGAATAGATCGCGGAGGAAATCGTCTGGGTCTCGCCGGGAATGTTGGAGACGAAGGTGATGGTGGCGCCGAACTCGCCGATCGCCTTGGCAAAGCCCAGCACCATACCGGCGAGCACGCCGGGCAGCGCCAGCGGCAGTGTCACCGTGAAGAACACCTTCCACGGCGCTGCGCCGAGTGTCTCCGCCGCCTGCTCGAGCCGGCGGTCGATCGCCTCGATCGACAGCCGCATCGGCCGCACCAGCAGCGGAAACGACATCAGGCCGCAGGCGAGCGCCGCGCCGGTCCAGCGGAAGGCGAAGACGATGCCGAGATAATCGGCGAGGAAGCCGCCGACGAGGCCGCGGCGGCCGAAAGTCAGAAGCAAGAGATAACCGGTCACAACCGGCGGCAAGACCAACGGCAGATGCACGACGGCATCGAGAACGGACTTGCCCCAGAAATCCTTGCGGGCGAGCAGCCACGCCAGCGCAATGCCGAACGGGGTTGCCACCAGCGTCGCAACGACGGCGACCCTGAGCGAGAGCAGGATCGCCGTCCATTCGGCGGGAGAGATGTCGAACATCAACGCGGTGGTATCAGGTGGTCGGGCTCACCAGAAACTTGAAACCGTATTTCTCCAGAATGGTCTTGGCCGTCGTGGAGCGTAGGAAAGCGAGATAGTCTTTTGTCTCGCCCTTTGCGGTCGTGGTCGCAGCAACAGGATAGATGATCGCGGGATGCGAATCCGCCGGGAAGGTGCCGACGACCTTGACGCCGGGCTCGACCTTGGCGTCGGTGGAATAGACGATGCCGAGGTTGGCCTCGCCGCGGGCCACCAGCGTCAGCGCCGCGCGCACGCTCTCGGCCATGGCGAATTTCGGCTCGGCGACCTGCCAAGCGCCGAGCTTCTCCAGCGCCGCCTTGGCGTATTTGCCGACCGGAACGGACTTGACGTCCCCCGTCGCGATCCTGCCGTCGCCGGCAAGTTTTGCGAGGTCAAACCCCTGCGCGATGGTGACGTTGTCGATCTTGGAATCCTTCGGCGCGATCAGCACGATGCTGTTGCCGAGCAGGTTGACCCGGGTCGACTCGTTGATGGTCTTCTTGGAGACCGCATAGTCCATCCAGTCGGTGTCGGCGGAGACGAACACGTCGGCCGGCGCGCCCTGCTCGATCTGCTTTGCGAGGGCTGAGCTCGCGGCGTAGCTCGCGGTGATCTTGACACCGGTCTTGGCGGTGTAGGCGGCGTCGACCTCATCGAGCGCGTTCTTCATCGACGCCGCGGCGAACACGGTGAGGGTCTTGTCCTCGGCGGCAGCAGGCGAAAGGCTCGCGCCCGCGAGGATCACGAAGGCGGTGAATAGTCCGGCAATACGAATCATGGGATAGCGCTCCGTCCGAGCTCGCGCGCAAATGCGTGCGCAATTCTGGCGTTGTGTGGGTCGGATGCGACGGGTGGAAGCGCTGTTCCACGGGGCCCCGCAGCGGCTTACGGCCGGCAGGGATATCGCACGTGCGAAGATAGCAGGCTGGGGCCTCAGGTCAAAGGCGACCGTTTGGTCTATTGCGCTGGCAAGATCGCGATCGACAGCGAATTGTCCTTGGCACCGCTGATCTGGACCACGAAAGGCTGTGCCGACAGCTCGTATTTCACGGTCTTGCGGATGCCCTCGCAATCGGTCGCGCCGCTGAAGGCCACCGGCTTGAGGAAATGGCCGTCCTGGACCACGTCAATCCAGGCCCCGGCTGACAGGCTGACCGTATAGAGCCCCGCCTTCGGCGCCTTGATGCTGGTGAAGCCGGCAAAGGTGCCATCCTTCGGCGCCCGCTCCGGTGGCGAGGGGAGTTTTGCGTCCGCGGGAGCAACCAGCCCCAGCGTGATGGCCGCTGACGGCAATGCCGCCTGTTCGCTGCCCGATGCGAGCTTGGCCCGGTCCGGCGCGGTGAGCGCGGCGCGCTCGCGCTCTATTGGCCATTTGAACTTATCGCAGCCTGAGGGCTCCTCGGCGGCCAGGGCGGAGGTTGCACCAAGCGAGAGTGCGGCAAGGAAGGTGAAGACGCGCATGTCAAATCTCATCGTTGGCCACGCGAGGGATGCGGGCTTGAAGTCAGGCTTCGCCAGAGAACGGGATGCGCATCCCGGGATGCCGCGGGCTTACGGCCACACGGCGAGACGATCCTAGCGCATTTGGGGGGAAGCGGACCAGTCAGGACTCCGTCATCCCGGATGAGCGAAACGGCGCAATCTCTCCACTCGTCGTCCTGGACAAGCGGAGCGCCGATCCAGGACCCATTACCCCAGGGAGCAGTTTGGCGAGGATTCGCGGTTACCAGCTCGCCAACAATTTTTCGCTGGGGTAATGGGTCCTGGCTTTCGCCAGGACGACGGCTGAAGGTGCGGCTGCAGCCTAAGGCTACGGCTTCGCGTCGCCTGCATGGAGCACCGCCTTGCACGCCGCTGGCATCTGCGCCAGCGTCATCGGCGGCTTTGGTTTCGGCGGCTCCGGCGGAGGCTTCGGGTGCAGCACGGCGTCCGAGAACCAGTAGGCGAGATCGGCGGGCTTGCAGCCTTCGTCGTCGGATTGCGACGGCTGGCCTTCGCATTCGCCCGCGCCCGCGGGGCAGCGCATGCGAATGTGGAAGTGGTAGTCGTGGCCCCACCACGGGCGGATCTTCGACAGCCAGGCGCGGTCGCCCTTGGCCTCGCGGCACAGCGCCTTCTTGATCGCGGCATTGACGAAGATGCGCTGCACGGCTGGCTCCCGCGCCGCATCGCGCAGCACCAGCACGTGGCCTGGCGTGAACACCTTCGGATCGACGTCGAGCCGGTCGGGGCGCACCATCATCACCGCCGACATCTCCTCGCGCTCCTCGCGCGAGAGGCGACGGTCCGGCATCGGCGTCAACCAGATGTCGGCATCGAGACCGATCTGATGGCTGGCATGGCCTGACAGCGCCGGTCCGCCGCGCGGCTGACCGATGTCGCCGACCAGGATGCCGGGCCAGCCGGCGTCCTTGTGCGCCTTGGCCGCGAGCCGCTTGATCAGCGCGATCATGTCGGGATGGCCGTAGCTGCGGTTGCGCGACAGCCGCATCACCTGCCAATTGTCGCCGTTCACCGGCATCTGCGCGGCGCCTCCGATGCAGCCCTTGGCGTAGGAGCCGATGACATGCGCCGGCCCCTTCGACGGCAGCAGCTTGCGCGCGAACAGCTCCTTGGCGCCGAGCGCGGGATCGCCGGGATTGGCGAGCGGCGGCAGCGGCTTCGGCGTGACGCTGCCCTTGTCCTGAGCCAGCGCGACGCCGGCAGTCAGGAATGTCGCTAGAAGCAGGAGAGGGGTGAGGCGGCGGGGACTCATGCTGATTCGTTATAACCCAACACTGCGTCAGGGTTAAGAATGAGGCTTGTTATGAGGGTGCCGCCTCACGGCGTCTTTACAGCCGCGAGGCGCCGGCGCTGGGCTTGAGCGGACAAGCGGATTACGGCTCGGGCGTCGACAGGATCGCCTTCCCCACGTCCTGGTAATGCGTGTCGCGCGCCTGGATCTGCTGCGCGATCGCATGCATGTCGCGAAATCGGCGCTCGAACGGGTTGCTGCGGAACACCGCGGTCGCGCCCGCCATGTGATAGGCGGCGTCGACCACCTTGGCCGATTGATGAATGGTCCAGGTCGCGGCCAGGCGAACCGCGCTGCGATGCGCCGCACTGAACGCGCCGGTGACGGAGAGATCGTCCCACATCGCATGCGCGGTCGCATAGAGATAGGCGCGTGCAGCGCGAAGGTCGCCCTCGGTGCGGCCGATCAGGCCCTGGACCGCCCCGTTGTCGCGCATTGCGCTGGCGGCGAGCGACTGGTGCTTGCCGCGCGCCAAGGCGATGGCGGCATCGAGCGTGGCGCGCGCGATGCCAAGCGAGACCGCGGCAAAGCCGAGGCTGAAGGTCGAGCCGGTGCCGATCCTGTAGAGCGGTCCCGTCTCGCGCAGCGCAGCCGGCACGTCGCGGAACGCCGTGAAGCGCTCGGGGACGAAGATGTCGCTCACTTCATAAGAGTCCGTGCCGGTGCCGGCGAGCCCGATCGCCTGCCAGACGTCGTGCAGCACGGCGCTCGCGGCCGGAAACAGTATGGTACGTACCTCCGGCGATCCGTCGGCATTTTTCCGCGGCGTGCCGTCACCATTGACGATGCGCACGTGTGCCCCGAGCCAGCTCGCCTGCCGCGAGCCCGAGGCGAAATCCCAGCGCGCCGTGACCCGATAGCCGCCTTCCACGGCGCGTGCCTCATGCGCGATCGCGCCCCAGGCGAGGATGCCGGGCGGCGTGTTGAAGATTTCGTCCGCCGTATCATGGTCGAGCGAGGCCGCGATCATCGCGCAGACGCTG
This genomic stretch from Bradyrhizobium sp. CCGB12 harbors:
- a CDS encoding potassium/proton antiporter is translated as MASLDSVSLAILLGAVLVMAGILSSLLALRFGAPLLLVFLVIGMLAGDSGPGQLQFDDVRTTYLVGSVALALILFDGGLRTRFASIRTVLAPSVVLATVGVLLTALITAPFAKYALDLNWSESLLVGAVVASTDAAAVFLLVHTQGLRLRPRVGATLEAESGTNDPFAIFLTLMLVEYISLGSSSPGHVLMEFVQEAVLGAIVGVIGGRLVVIALNQVALPQGLHAPFVTTGALVIFGGSQIMHASGFLAVYLAGIIIGNRPTRAHNSVVAFLDAATWLAQIVMFVLLGLLVSPSRLGASVLPAVGVALVLMLVARPIAVFACLAPFRFNWREKVFIAWTGLRGAVAIFLASIPMLVGLSKAYLYFDVAFVVVIISLLLQGWTLAPAARKLHVALPRAERGPRRVELDLPGQLEQQLVGYPVRPKSLYFRRGLIPSWSKPTLVIRNENILTPVEADPIAPGDYIYLLAPPEKAEALDRFFVDMQPSSAPDPHLLGDFMVSGEHTLAELAEIYGVKVGEDDGKLTLADYFDVHLDHAPKEGAELALDTIVLVARSISGGRINVVGLRLPEDDETPLPLTRAQALRRKLADVWSSVAGV
- a CDS encoding PepSY domain-containing protein; this translates as MQKFIIPAIVAIGLGISLGSAAPAMAYDTGDQISMQAALDVATDIGVMTISHTEFAGDEWQIEGRDRTGRWMEVDVDARTGEVRNVDRGW
- the modC gene encoding molybdenum ABC transporter ATP-binding protein; protein product: MLRVDIEKQLGEFSLQAAFTGEGRVIGLFGASGAGKSSLVNMIAGLLRPDRGTIVIDGETVDDTAAGIHVPTWRRRIGYVFQDARLFPHLNVAQNLDYGRRMNRLAADPAQHKRIIDLLDIGALLDRRPGKLSGGERQRVALGRALLSKPRLLLLDEPLGALDEGRKLEILPYLVRLRDEANVPMVYVSHDVAELRQLATQIVMLKQGRVTSFGGVKVLT
- the modB gene encoding molybdate ABC transporter permease subunit yields the protein MFDISPAEWTAILLSLRVAVVATLVATPFGIALAWLLARKDFWGKSVLDAVVHLPLVLPPVVTGYLLLLTFGRRGLVGGFLADYLGIVFAFRWTGAALACGLMSFPLLVRPMRLSIEAIDRRLEQAAETLGAAPWKVFFTVTLPLALPGVLAGMVLGFAKAIGEFGATITFVSNIPGETQTISSAIYSLIQTPDGDAAAGRLVIVSIVLAIGALIAAEWFARRATQRLHGN
- the modA gene encoding molybdate ABC transporter substrate-binding protein, with protein sequence MIRIAGLFTAFVILAGASLSPAAAEDKTLTVFAAASMKNALDEVDAAYTAKTGVKITASYAASSALAKQIEQGAPADVFVSADTDWMDYAVSKKTINESTRVNLLGNSIVLIAPKDSKIDNVTIAQGFDLAKLAGDGRIATGDVKSVPVGKYAKAALEKLGAWQVAEPKFAMAESVRAALTLVARGEANLGIVYSTDAKVEPGVKVVGTFPADSHPAIIYPVAATTTAKGETKDYLAFLRSTTAKTILEKYGFKFLVSPTT
- the mepA gene encoding penicillin-insensitive murein endopeptidase, coding for MSPRRLTPLLLLATFLTAGVALAQDKGSVTPKPLPPLANPGDPALGAKELFARKLLPSKGPAHVIGSYAKGCIGGAAQMPVNGDNWQVMRLSRNRSYGHPDMIALIKRLAAKAHKDAGWPGILVGDIGQPRGGPALSGHASHQIGLDADIWLTPMPDRRLSREEREEMSAVMMVRPDRLDVDPKVFTPGHVLVLRDAAREPAVQRIFVNAAIKKALCREAKGDRAWLSKIRPWWGHDYHFHIRMRCPAGAGECEGQPSQSDDEGCKPADLAYWFSDAVLHPKPPPEPPKPKPPMTLAQMPAACKAVLHAGDAKP
- a CDS encoding acyl-CoA dehydrogenase family protein produces the protein MNAAPRVGLVELARAIAPLIAREADAIERTRRLTPDVVNALIENGLYRALLPHGLGGAEAPIEVFMQMLEEIAKADASTAWCLGQCSVCAMIAASLDHDTADEIFNTPPGILAWGAIAHEARAVEGGYRVTARWDFASGSRQASWLGAHVRIVNGDGTPRKNADGSPEVRTILFPAASAVLHDVWQAIGLAGTGTDSYEVSDIFVPERFTAFRDVPAALRETGPLYRIGTGSTFSLGFAAVSLGIARATLDAAIALARGKHQSLAASAMRDNGAVQGLIGRTEGDLRAARAYLYATAHAMWDDLSVTGAFSAAHRSAVRLAATWTIHQSAKVVDAAYHMAGATAVFRSNPFERRFRDMHAIAQQIQARDTHYQDVGKAILSTPEP